In Streptococcus gallolyticus subsp. gallolyticus DSM 16831, the sequence TTATCCTGACGTTGTTCAACCCCACGAGACAACTGACTAAGTGCGATAACAGGGACTTTCAGCTCTTTTGCTAAAATTTTCAATTGACGTGAAATATCAGAAACCTCCTGTTGTCGGTTTTCTGGACGTGTTCCTGTAATCAACTGTAAGTAGTCAATGACAATCAAACCAAGACCACCCTCAACTTCTTGAGACAGCTTACGTGCTCGTGCACGAATTTCAGTGATTTTAATCCCTGGTGTATCATCAATATAAATCGGTGCTTCTGCCAAAGCACCTTGGGCAATGGTAATGTTGTTCCATTCTTGGTCGGTCAATTGACCTGTTCGAAGGTGGTGAGAATCAACCATTCCCTCAGCAGCCAACATACGGTCAACCAAACTTTCAGCACCCATTTCCAGAGAGAAAATAGCGACTGGTTTATTTTGTTTAGTCCCAACGTTTTGCGCAATGTTCAAAACAAAAGCAGTTTTCCCGACGGCTGGACGTGCAGCAAGGATAATCAATTGGTCAGGGTGTAAACCTGTTGTAATCTTATCCAAATCACGAAAACCAGTCGGCAATCCAGTAACATCACTTGTCTGACGAGAACGGATTTCCAAATTTTCATAGTTGACCTTCAAAACATCTGAAATCTTACGAAAACCACTGCGATTGCTATGTTCATTAATCTCAACAAGGGCTTTTTCTGCCCCCGCAATAACGTCTTCAGAATCCGTAGCACCTTCATAGGCAAGGTTTACAGTCTCTGTCAACCTAGAGATGATATTACGCAGCATCGCCTTTTCAGCGACAATTTTAGCATAATATTCTGCATTGGCACTCGTAGGAACGCTATTGACAAGTTCGACAATGTAAGACAAGCCACCAATGTTTTGTAAATCCCCTTGGTCATCAAGAATTGTTCTAACTGTTGTGGCATCAATAGCCTCATTACGATCGCTAAGTGTAATCATTGCCTTAAAAATAACTCTATGAGAATACTTATAGAAATCA encodes:
- the dnaB gene encoding replicative DNA helicase, which translates into the protein MAEEPELRVQPQDLLAEQSVLGSIFISPDKLITVREYISPDDFYKYSHRVIFKAMITLSDRNEAIDATTVRTILDDQGDLQNIGGLSYIVELVNSVPTSANAEYYAKIVAEKAMLRNIISRLTETVNLAYEGATDSEDVIAGAEKALVEINEHSNRSGFRKISDVLKVNYENLEIRSRQTSDVTGLPTGFRDLDKITTGLHPDQLIILAARPAVGKTAFVLNIAQNVGTKQNKPVAIFSLEMGAESLVDRMLAAEGMVDSHHLRTGQLTDQEWNNITIAQGALAEAPIYIDDTPGIKITEIRARARKLSQEVEGGLGLIVIDYLQLITGTRPENRQQEVSDISRQLKILAKELKVPVIALSQLSRGVEQRQDKRPVLSDIRESGSIEQDADIVAFLYRDDYYRREGEENDDAVEDNTIEVILEKNRSGARGTVKLIFQKEYNKFSSIAQFEER